One part of the Aspergillus luchuensis IFO 4308 DNA, chromosome 5, nearly complete sequence genome encodes these proteins:
- a CDS encoding uncharacterized protein (COG:K;~EggNog:ENOG410PKPA;~InterPro:IPR036236,IPR013087;~PFAM:PF00096;~TransMembrane:2 (i83-100o120-140i)), which produces METGGGRGINCTWEHCNKSFNRKSDLCRHYRIHTKERPYRCTVKDCNKTFIQRSALTVHSRTHTGEKPHVCDHRGCHKAFSDVCTAWLIHSLSMLTITVIESRPSSEDSYGKAALYLSGANVQMSVSIGPVLVLVVFLTIRSFCRKMTLTKHQQRFHPSESMTRLSLEDAMSEHSY; this is translated from the exons ATGGAGACTGGTGGTGGACGCGGCATTAACTGCACTTGGGAGCATTGTAATAAG TCCTTCAATCGCAAGTCAGACCTGTGCAGGCACTATCGGATACATACCAAGGAGCGACCGTACCGCTGCACCGTCAAGGACTGCAACAAAACCTTCATCCAGCGGAGTGCATTGACAGTGCATTCGCGGACGCACACGGGAGAGAAACCTCATGTCTGTGACCACAGAGGATGCCATAAGGCCTTTTCTGACGTATGCACCGCCTGGCTTATTCATAGCTTGTCTATGCTGACCATCACAGTCATCGAGTCTCGCCCGTCATCGGAGGATTCATACGGGAAAGCGGCCCTATATCTGTCAGGAGCCAACGTGCAGATGAGCGTAAGCATTGGTCCGGTTCTAGTGCTTGTGGTATTTCTAACAATTCGAAGCTTCTGCCGCAAAATGACCTTGACCAAGCACCAACAACGCTTCCACCCCTCAGAATCCATGACTCGACTGTCCTTGGAAGATGCAATGTCCGAACACTCGTATTAA
- a CDS encoding uncharacterized protein (InterPro:IPR011009) → MQAVERSAIELCVQMIDRLAHRSIPRLLDVFQYADRFLLVWELFECTLHQALVLSCHIAESDVAQILWPVLKFLQFLRGQSRELASLTPRDILFTEEGEIKIAGIENSRQVDPSRADAMASTFNALRSILDKIMLKNGSKFTWSQEIRSFKSALAKSTSARCLNNLVQHTFFGQVTGEGGLKILVELVNRTIFHEITFPPEDSLAKTGPLGKPVEPSTT, encoded by the exons ATGCAGGCCGTGGAGCGATCGGCGATAGAGCTGTGTGTCCAGATGATCGATCGGCTTGCTCATCGCAGCATCCCGCGCCTGCTAGATGTTTTCCAGTATGCAGATCGATTTCTTCTCGTGTGGGAGCTATTCGAGTGCACTCTCCACCAGGCTTTAGTGTTGAGTTGCCACATCGCCGAAAGTGATGTGGCCCAGATATTGTGGCCT GTGTTAAAGTTTCTTCAGTTCTTACGCGGTCAATCGAGGGAGCTAGCCAGCCTGACTCCTCGAGATATCTTGTTCACCGAGGAGGGTGAAATAAAGATTG CCGGTATCGAGAACAGTCGCCAAGTCGACCCTTCCCGTGCCGACGCAATGGCTTCTACGTTCAATGCTCTCCGGTCAATTCTGGACAAGATCATGCTGAAAAATGGCTCCAAATTCACTTGGAGCCAGGAGATCCGAAGCTTTAAATCGGCGCTGGCCAAGAGCACCTCGGCGCGATGCTTGAATAATCTAGTGCAA CACACCTTTTTCGGGCAAGTGACCGGGGAGGGAGGCCTAAAAATACTAGTAGAGTTGGTGAACAGAACCATTTTCCACGAAATCACATTTCCGCCCGAGGACTCTCTTGCCAAGACTGGGCCACTAGGGAAGCCTGTGGAGCCGTCTACGACATAG
- a CDS encoding uncharacterized protein (COG:S;~EggNog:ENOG410PHAM;~InterPro:IPR029057,IPR027417,IPR036412,IPR023214;~PFAM:PF12710,PF13207): MDNAGHCSREGSSHCVPHKAVVIGLYGISGVGKSFLLDRLKRELDEELFNYHEGSAVIADIVPGGLEAFQSLEGGEKACWRKQAIETIRRTSIETGKIAVVTGHFMFCSEQGALETVLTESDLEVFTHILYLDESANVVWQRRQQDTQKYRVELPVRAIQQWVEAERTSLRQLCYDHSILFCLVRSENVAGIKRLLLDFQKHDEIYNLSVAMDSLDDSLRFSHTNSIDTFLVLDGDRTLTAEDTGDMLWRACTPRQNDVTPLKAIFSSHLRYSYAAFRQVSLLYEQSFDDDELDEICTRVASSVELYPEMLSLLRHAQSKEHIGAVIVTCGLRAVWTKILDKIGLSSKVVVIGGGRISDGFAVTPGVKAAIVDRLKEVYCAYVWAFGDSPLDLGMLSRADEAIVVVGDVSTRSQSMETKLATAIDSGLLRARQLLLPEGIPSRLDAERLPTVRLESLMGSIDFRFRVCHSTDTNAAKLLATATRDARISGPLLREAHRRVGYYLSITHLSDLLGLETNQIPHVQGHTTDGFQLFQESRTAIIALIR, translated from the coding sequence ATGGATAACGCTGGCCATTGTTCACGCGAGGGCAGCAGTCATTGTGTGCCTCATAAAGCAGTGGTTATTGGTCTTTATGGAATATCAGGGGTGGGAAAATCATTTCTACTTGATCGACTGAAACGAGaattggatgaagaattaTTCAACTACCATGAAGGCTCCGCTGTTATTGCCGATATTGTACCTGGTGGACTCGAGGCCTTCCAGTCGctagagggaggagaaaaagcctGCTGGCGCAAGCAGGCCATCGAAACCATCAGAAGAACGTCAATCGAAACGGGAAAGATTGCCGTCGTCACCGGGCATTTTATGTTTTGCTCTGAGCAAGGTGCCCTGGAAACGGTCCTCACAGAGAGCGACCTTGAGGTCTTTACACACATACTGTATCTGGATGAGTCCGCCAACGTAGTGTGGCAGCGGCGCCAGCAGGACACGCAAAAGTACAGGGTGGAGCTGCCTGTTCGCGCGATTCAGCAATGGGTTGAGGCCGAAAGAACGTCTTTGCGTCAGCTTTGCTACGACCACAGTATCCTGTTCTGTCTGGTACGATCGGAGAATGTTGCTGGTATAAAACGTCTTTTGTTGGACTTTCAAAAGCACGACGAGATCTACAACTTGAGCGTCGCGATGGACTCTCTTGATGATTCCTTGCGCTTTAGTCATACCAATTCCATCGACACTTTCCTAGTCCTGGACGGGGACAGAACCTTGACTGCTGAGGATACTGGAGACATGTTGTGGCGGGCATGTACCCCTCGACAAAATGATGTGACACCATTGAAGGCTATCTTCAGTAGCCATCTGAGATACTCATATGCTGCGTTTCGCCAGGTATCATTGCTCTATGAGCAATCATTTGACGACGACGAACTTGATGAGATCTGTACGCGCGTGGCGTCTTCAGTCGAATTGTATCCCGAAATGCTCTCGTTACTACGCCATGCCCAATCTAAAGAGCATATTGGTGCAGTGATCGTGACCTGCGGGTTGCGTGCAGTGTGGACTAAGATTCTCGATAAGATTGGTCTCTCTAGCAAGGTTGTCGTCATCGGAGGTGGTCGCATTTCAGATGGATTTGCTGTCACCCCTGGTGTGAAGGCGGCAATAGTGGACCGTCTCAAAGAAGTGTACTGCGCGTATGTCTGGGCTTTCGGTGATAGCCCGCTCGATCTCGGCATGCTGAGCAGAGCCGATGAAgctattgttgttgtgggggaCGTTAGCACCAGAAGCCAATCAATGGAGACTAAACTAGCAACGGCTATCGATAGTGGTCTACTGCGCGCGCGCCAATTACTCCTACCGGAAGGGATACCATCACGCCTAGATGCAGAAAGGCTTCCTACAGTTCGACTGGAGTCACTGATGGGCTCAATTGACTTTCGATTCCGTGTGTGCCACAGTACGGATACGAACGCAGCCAAGCTATTAGCGACGGCTACGCGGGACGCCAGAATTAGTGGTCCTCTCCTCAGAGAAGCGCATCGACGCGTTGGATACTACTTATCAATAACCCACCTGTCTGACCTACTAGGCCTCGAGACAAATCAGATACCTCACGTGCAGGGGCATACTACTGACGGGttccagctcttccaagAGTCGAGGACAGCAATAATAGCACTGATCAGGTAG
- a CDS encoding uncharacterized protein (COG:S;~EggNog:ENOG410Q1HV;~InterPro:IPR022198): MNSKSISRGRSRSHDRRSADRQPSRPYSSGWKEMESQVPKLSEPDREYLRSRMMDDRTLFPSIDESDTRAALWERLKQIDTPIPTLGTFFQDLRFLGVASKVMKALLLPPEDLGSKKAKKITIDCELGTQHRTDASVSLRETRLQVRRGLHELWRFSFQYGLDMTEVARRQPHKKKKACSSYSVPNCSTSIDRMALWRHFFWLADQHGFQIPAIAEFVPRRASLPTPQIPEGLGSTQQDDAVNRRCGIPYADTVDADRFALEGDRLWQPWESPQVSAVFFRRSQFQTFFRYLWDGSRINQPTNAADESAASEEAAAVDQEIPDCVIEHPMPLPSLSQLPERSSSMDWFMEMWDCGLGRLAMPAGDLDVVVTIPNHEPRRLALPNDESLINEIFHGLKMRKFSLHSTDKRNVTDEENLHIWHLRNPGQNILASLTEENVQDYTTSDWNRLKRRRKGLSEAMNDIAAWVDEQIFRLSLHAQKRSWNEQEEEEY, translated from the coding sequence ATGAATTCGAAGTCTATCTCTAGAGGTCGGAGCAGAAGCCATGACCGTCGTAGTGCTGATCGACAACCTAGCCGCCCGTATAGTTCGGGGTGGAAAGAAATGGAATCCCAAGTCCCAAAGCTCTCGGAACCGGACCGGGAATATCTGCGATCTCGGATGATGGACGACCGGACGTTGTTTCCATCGATCGACGAGTCCGACACACGGGCGGCATTGTGGGAGCGACTGAAGCAGATCGATACCCCTATTCCCACCCTAGGGACGTTCTTCCAGGACCTCCGTTTCTTAGGTGTTGCCAGCAAGGTGATGaaggctcttcttcttccaccagagGACCTGGgctcgaagaaggccaagaagatcacTATCGACTGTGAACTCGGTACGCAGCATCGGACCGATGCCAGCGTGTCATTGAGAGAGACAAGACTGCAAGTCCGGCGGGGATTGCACGAGCTCTGGCGCTTCAGCTTCCAATACGGGCTGGACATGACCGAAGTGGCACGCCGTCAGCCgcataagaagaaaaaagcgTGTAGCTCCTATTCCGTCCCGAATTGCTCGACGTCGATAGACCGAATGGCCTTGTGGCgccacttcttctggctggctgaccaaCACGGATTTCAGATCCCGGCCATAGCCGAGTTTGTGCCCAGACGAGCGTCCCTGCCAACTCCCCAAATTCCGGAGGGCCTTGGCAGCACCCAACAGGATGATGCAGTGAATCGACGTTGCGGTATCCCATATGCTGATACGGTCGATGCGGATCGCTTCGCCCTGGAAGGGGATAGACTGTGGCAGCCCTGGGAGTCCCCACAGGTTTCCGCTGTGTTCTTCCGACGGTCGCAGTTCCAGACCTTCTTTCGTTACCTTTGGGATGGGAGTAGGATCAATCAGCCTACAAACGCCGCGGATGAATCGGCAGCGAGCGAGGAAGCCGCGGCGGTAGATCAGGAGATCCCAGATTGTGTTATTGAGCATCCAATGCCCTTGCCGAGTCTCTCACAGCTGCCTGAAAGAAGCAGTTCAATGGATTGGTTCATGGAAATGTGGGATTGCGGGTTGGGAAGGCTGGCAATGCCCGCGGGCGATCTGGACGTGGTTGTCACCATCCCAAATCATGAACCAAGAAGACTTGCGCTGCCAAATGACGAATCTCTAATCAACGAGATTTTCCATGGTTTGAAAATGCGCAAGTTCAGCCTCCACAGTACAGATAAGCGCAATGTAACAGACGAGGAAAATCTCCACATCTGGCATCTGAGGAACCCAGGCCAGAATATTCTGGCCAGTTTGACCGAAGAGAATGTACAGGATTATACCACATCCGACTGGAATCGGCTtaaaaggaggaggaaggggctGTCTGAGGCCATGAATGACATAGCTGCATGGGTAGACGAGCAAATTTTCAGACTATCCCTTCATGCTCAAAAACGCAGTTGGaatgaacaagaagaggaggagtatTGA